One Streptosporangium becharense genomic window, TTGCCAGCTCGAACATGACATGACCATCACCCATGTGTTCGACAGGAGGTCGTGATGACCGGACACAGTAGTTGGAAGACGCTGAAGGCCAAGCGGCTTCTGGAAGTGGAGGCCGACGAGCACCCTGAGTACACGCGAGCCGTTCGGGACATGGATCTGGGGGACAGACTTCGTGAGGTTCGTACGGCGAGGAACCTGACTCAGGCCGAGGTCGCCAGGCGGGCGGGGATCTCCCAGCCGGCTCTGTCACGTATTGAGCTGGGTGGTGGAGTGCCGACACTGGAGATGCTTGACCGGATCGGCAGGGCGATGGGTGTTCGGTTCACCATCTCCGTGGGAGACGACCAGGCAGAACAGATCGATCTCCTGGCCGGTTAGCCGACTGCGACGAGCAGGTGATCGTTGCATCAACCTGCGGATCTCCCGGAATTCGGGTCGGGTCGAACCCTTACCCGAAAAACACCCTTGGGCTGAGATGACAGGACTTTTCCAAGGTCCCGTCCGTCCGAGGTCGGAAAGCACCTTCGTTGATGTCTACCAGGTTCCCCGGCCCGCTGCCCGCTTCCCCTGCGGGCGGGACGCATCGCATCTCCGCCTACGGGTGTCTTCGACCAGCGCCCCTGACGCGCCGCGGCTTCTCCGGTGTCCGCACCCCCGGCTACTCGTCGGCTCCCTGCTCACCTGACGTCATCGAAGCCCACACCATGGTCACCCCGCAGATTCCCGGCTCGGGTCGCAGCATCGCGCAAGGCCCGCACATGCACCGCTCGCACGCCTCGGCATGGCGGGCGAGCTCGTCGGGGTCGAGATCGGCGATCGGGAGGTGTTTGTCGTCGCCGTACAACCCCTTCTCATCGACGGACCACACTTCACCACGCAACGTGACGTAAGATCCGTCGTTCGCGAGGAGCCCGTCGAGCGCGGGCCGCTCGCTGACGATCTCCAGCCCGTGCTGCCCGGCCAACTGGACGAAACGGTCCCAGTCGGCGGCGAAGGCAAGCTGGAGCCAGTGCACCCAGATGTTGGACGAGACCGCGCAGCAGCCCGCGAAGTCAGGGAACATCCATCGCAGCCAGTCGCCGTCGACACCCCACCCGCCCAGGTCCTTCTCATGCGGAATAGCTTCCGACAGGTAGGAATATGCCGTTTCGTACGCCGGTGATCCCGTGTACATGTCGAGGAAGTCGCGTGCGGCTTCCCAGATCGCCGCGTGCAGCACGGCGCGGTCGCCGTCACCCGAGACCTGAAGCGAGATTCCGGTGCTTCCCATGCCCGGGAACCGTACGCGACCGGATCGACAGGAAATCGGAGCCGTCGGCCGGTCATTTCCAGGCGGTCACCCCCAGCTTCCCGGTGTTGCCGATGTCGATGTGCGCCGGCACGATCTGCGGTCTCTCCCCGGTGGCCGGGGCGATCTCCAGGTAGGAGCCGGTCACCGCGGTCTCCGCCGGCATCGTCGAGGAACAGTCCGAGGCCGTGCCTCATGTCCACTGGCTGAGGTAATCCACCGGCCGCTCAGGGCATTCCAGGCAGGTGAACAGGTGGAGTGACCCGACGCCACCGGGCATGAGACCGGCCGGGTTCTGGATCTCGGGGGCGATCCGCCGCTCGAACGACCGGCGTTCTTCCACGGGAGCCCATCTCTTCCCGCTCTCGCCGTCCAGCTCCCGGCCGGCGATCGTCAGCAGGTGCGTCATCCCGTGGCCCCTGCCGCACGTGAGCTCTTCCGGCTCCCGGATCCAGCGCACCCAGCCTCCCACCTTGCTCCCGGGCGCCGTCGAGAGATGCGGGAGATAACCCCAGCCGTCGGAACCGGGGACGCCCTCCTCCCACTCCCGGATCCGGACCCTGAGTTCGCGAGGAAGCACCCAGGTCATCGGATACTCCTCCACGCGCTCGGGCGACAGCACGCAGGGCTCGGGGAGGTAGGACTTCTCGCTGTCGGGGGCCGGCTCGGGCGCCGCGGCAGGACGGTCCACGGCCGTTGTCGCCCTGCGCCAGCGTACGACGGGGTGCGGCTCGCAGAAGGGCTGATGATCGACCGGACACCACAGCATCTGGAGGGTGTCGGTGTCGTCGGGGAAGGGCAGCTCGGGGACGTCGCGGGCGAGAAGCTGAAGGATCGGGACCAGCGGAAGCGGCCCCCATCCTCCTGAGAGATCATGGGTCTGGGGCACGGGACAGACGGGCCAGGGCTCGTCGGCGGGCCACAGCAACGGCCCGCCGAGGGAGCTGTCCGTGGCGGACGGCGTTCCGCGACGCGGGTGCAGCCGGACGGTGGTCCTGCGCCAGTCCGCCAGCTCGGGAAAGACCGCCGCCATGTCGAACGGCGCCGGGGGTGTCGTCAGCCCCATGTCATCACTCCGATCACCACATCCGATCACCACAGACGACGTCGCGACGGCGCCCCCTGGGCCGGGGCCGCCGGAACGACTACCGGCCCACCGCACCGTCGACTCGCTGACGAGGCGGGTCGGCGTGGCGTTGTGCCTGGCGTACTCCTCGATCATGCGCGTCCCGGCGTGACGTGCTCGTCACCTCGGGCGGGCGGGTCGGCCCGCGGGCCGGTGTCGAGATCAGGGGACATGCCCGTAATCTTCACCCAATCCCAATGCATCCACTACAGATATCTCTCACCAAGCGGCCGGTATTCCGGAATCGGATAACCACCACCGTCTACGCCGTCATGGCCAGCCGGGGCAGGGCCCCGTTCGTCTACACCCAGGACGGCTACGTTGCCGGTGTGCTCACCGGCAAGGCGAAGCAGATGCCCCGGAAGGTCTGCGGCATCTCCGAGGTGTGCGGCTGACGCACCGATCCGAGCGGCTGGGGAACCGCCGGCGCGGTGAGCCCGGCGGGTTCCTCGGACGCATCCCGAAGGTACGTTCCTCGCACCGGCCGTTGAAAGCCCGTTTCCCTCGCGCACACCCCGAAAAGCTCGACCGGCTCGCGCGTTCCCGCCCGGACTCGCCGCCCTTTCCATACCGGCGCCTCCGGTACGGCCCGCCTCGCTCCCCGTACCGGCGCCTCCGGTACGGCCCGCCTCGCTCCCCGTACCGGAGGCGCTGGTACGGCCCCGTCGAGACCGGGTGACGGTGGCCCGGCCGGAGACCGGGCTTTCCGCAACCCTGACCTTCCATTAGGAGGAGGAAGGTCGACAATTCCGGACCCGAAAATCTAGCGTGATGACAAATCCGGATTCATGAGATACCTCGGCTTGCTCTTCATGCACCGCGGCCGAGCGAAATCCGAAACCCCTGCGATCAGAATTCTCCGCCAGAAAGGGGTTGAGCATGCCCGGACAACTATTCGCCGCCGGCACTCTCGCGGCCTCGATGTTCGTCGCGCCGATCGCCACGACCGCGGTTTCTCTCGCCGCGCCGGCCATGGCGGCCTCGTCGGTCGCCGTGGTCGCCGGTGGGGACACCTACCAGGCGGTCAACGCGGCACCGGCCGACTGGAGGAAGGGACCGCGCTTCTCCACCAAGTCGAAGTGCCAGTCCTACGGCCACGACCAGCACCATGACCGGTGGAACTGCCGCAAGAGCAAGGGCTCCTGGTACTACTGGTACTGGCGTTCCTGAGCGGAGCCGCCGGTCCACCGGTCCCGCCGGGGTCGCGGACGCGGTGGCGCCTCCGCGATCCCGGGAACGACCCCGCCCCTTCGGGACGAGACGGGAACGGCTCCGGCTCCGGGGAACAAGACAAGACTTCTGGTTTATTCTGCGCACATGGTGATCGCGGACGAGGAATTGGCTCTTATGGCGGCACAGGCGGGAGCCGCTGTCGTGCACACCATGTACGGTGCGTCGCTGACACGCTTCGAGAAAGCCGCGGGTGACTTCGCCACGGCCGCGGACATCGAGGCGGAAAAGGCCATCCTCGACGTCATCCGCGCTGCTCGGCCGGACGACGCCGTGACGGGTGAGGAGAGCGGACGCACCGGACCGGACAGCGCGGAGCGCAGGTGGCTGGTCGATCCCCTGTGCGGCACGCTGAACTACGCCGCGCGCAACATGCTCGTCGCGGTGAACGTCGCCCTGCGCACGGGCTCCGACATCACGGGCTCCGGCATCACAGCGGCGGCCTGCGCCGACCCGTTCGCCGACGAGGTGTTCTGGACCGACGGCGCTCACGCGTACGTCCGCCGCGGCGGCGTGGACGAGCGGCTCGCGCCGTCGCCCGATTCGCGGCTGGTGGACGTCAACCTCGATCCGCCGTTCCCGAACGGACCGGCATTCCGGGCTTCCCGCCTCCTCGACGACCAGGGGTTCATCGAGCGGTTCCGCCCGCGTGTCGTCTCCACCACCCTGGCAGTGGCATGGGTCGCCGCCGGTCGGCGTGCCGCGTACGTCACCGACGGCCATCTGCGGGACAGCGTGCACTTCGCCGCTGGGATCGCGCTGTGCCGGGCCGCTGGATGCGTGGTGACCGGCCTCCAGGGTCAGCCACTGCACACCGGCGCGGGCGGACTCGTCGTGGCGGCCGACCGGGAGACGCACACCGCGTTGCTGGAGCTCATCGGCAACCAGCTCCCGTCCGATCGTTAGCCTGCGCGCTCCCCGTCACCGCTCCGGGGAACATGCGGCGTCCTGGAGTTCCGCCCGGTTCCCGGCGGCCCGGACGAGAGGAAACAGCACCAGTACACTGGAGTTCTCTGCCATCCCGGGCTGCCAGATCGCCGCACCTGGTAGGACGGAGGGAACGCCCGCCCTGTGAACCGCGGGTCGAAGGAGTCTCCATGCCACCCGAAGGTGCGAATGCGCTTTCCATCTCGTCCGGTTTGCACGAAACCGCCATTGTGATCCGCGCGAGTGGCGATCTCGACTACGACTACGCACCGATATTCCGGCAGGAGCTGACCGCTATCTGGGGTCTGGACGGTGACGCTCCGCCTCCACCTCCGCTCCATGCCCCCTCGCAGCTCCCGCCGGTCGAAGCCGCCTTCTCCGTACCGGCCCCGTTCTCCTCGGTGATCCCCTCCTCTCCTGCCGGGCGTCCTTCGCCACTCTCAGCGGAGAGCCTCCCCCAGTCCGGTCCGGAGTCTCCGCTCACCCACCTCGCCTCCGAGCCCCCCTCCTCACCGCTCGACCCGGCGACCTCGTCCTCCCTGTTCTCCCCGGAGGTTCCGCTACCGGCGGAGAGCCTGCCTCCCGGTGTGGCCGTGTCTCCGGCGTCTCCGGCGGTCCCGCTCCCGGCTGCCGGGAGTCCGGCGACGTCCCCGGGTGTCCTGGCCACATCCGGTACGACGTCCCCGGGTGTCCAGGCCCCGTCCGGTAAGGCCCCTCTGCCCGGTCACGCGCCGCGGGTCATCCTCGACCTCACGGAGCTCACCTTCTGCGACTCCACCGGCCTGGCGGAACTGCTGTGGACTCTGCGCCGCAGCCAGCAGGCCGGGATGCACCTGATCCTGGTCGGGCCGAGCCGGACGCTCTGCCACATGCTGGCCACCACCGGTCTCCTGCCCTTCTTCACGCTGGCCGCCTCGCTGGAGGAGGCGCTGGAGGGGACGGGGGCCGACCCCGCGGAAGCGCGGTGACGGGCCGCCTGCTCGCGGGTTCCCATGCGCCGAGGGACGCCCTCGGAGAGGTTCTGATACGCATGTCGGTGAAAAGCACTCATTAGCCTGACAACTGCGTCAATATCTTCTTACCTGGGAAGTCCACTACCTCGAAAGTGGGTCCCGATGCGGAAGATGTCGCCGCGGACGAGCGCGGAATCGCTGCCCAAGACGCCGGACGTGCCGCCCGTGGAGCCCAGGGAGTTCCTCGCCCTCGTCTCCGTGGACTTCACCGGGACCTACCAGGTCTACCTGGCGGCCAAGGACGAGCGCATCAAGATGACGCGGCTGTCCATGAGCCTGCTCGCCGCGCCGTTCGCCGCGGCGATCGCGCTTGCCAGCTCGAAGGTGGTCAACCCGGTCGCACTGACCACCTGGCACAGCGTGCCCTGGTACCTGTTCGCGACCATCGCCGGATTCGGGCTGCTCAGCGTGGTTCCGTTCCTGCGGTTGATCGAGGCGGTCAACGCGCACATGAGGACTGCCCGCGCGCTCAACAACTTCCGCCTGCTCTACGCGGTGCACCTCAAGGACCACTTCTCGGCGCTCGGCTGGACACCCAACCTCCCGGTCGACCCCCGCTACCCGGAGACGTACGCGCCGCTGGCCTGGCCGGGGATCAACGTGATGATGCTGGCCCTGGTCAACAGCGCCTACATCGCGACGGGCGTGGTCGGCCTGGTCGGCGCCCGGCCCGACGCGGCGCTGCTGCTGGTGATCATCGGGCTGATCTCACTGGTCCACTACTTCCTCTACTACGTCCGCGCCAACGTCTCCCGGCAGCGGCGGCTCCCACACAACCCC contains:
- a CDS encoding helix-turn-helix domain-containing protein encodes the protein MTGHSSWKTLKAKRLLEVEADEHPEYTRAVRDMDLGDRLREVRTARNLTQAEVARRAGISQPALSRIELGGGVPTLEMLDRIGRAMGVRFTISVGDDQAEQIDLLAG
- a CDS encoding DUF1963 domain-containing protein; this encodes MGLTTPPAPFDMAAVFPELADWRRTTVRLHPRRGTPSATDSSLGGPLLWPADEPWPVCPVPQTHDLSGGWGPLPLVPILQLLARDVPELPFPDDTDTLQMLWCPVDHQPFCEPHPVVRWRRATTAVDRPAAAPEPAPDSEKSYLPEPCVLSPERVEEYPMTWVLPRELRVRIREWEEGVPGSDGWGYLPHLSTAPGSKVGGWVRWIREPEELTCGRGHGMTHLLTIAGRELDGESGKRWAPVEERRSFERRIAPEIQNPAGLMPGGVGSLHLFTCLECPERPVDYLSQWT
- a CDS encoding inositol monophosphatase family protein; translation: MVIADEELALMAAQAGAAVVHTMYGASLTRFEKAAGDFATAADIEAEKAILDVIRAARPDDAVTGEESGRTGPDSAERRWLVDPLCGTLNYAARNMLVAVNVALRTGSDITGSGITAAACADPFADEVFWTDGAHAYVRRGGVDERLAPSPDSRLVDVNLDPPFPNGPAFRASRLLDDQGFIERFRPRVVSTTLAVAWVAAGRRAAYVTDGHLRDSVHFAAGIALCRAAGCVVTGLQGQPLHTGAGGLVVAADRETHTALLELIGNQLPSDR
- a CDS encoding STAS domain-containing protein, translated to MIRASGDLDYDYAPIFRQELTAIWGLDGDAPPPPPLHAPSQLPPVEAAFSVPAPFSSVIPSSPAGRPSPLSAESLPQSGPESPLTHLASEPPSSPLDPATSSSLFSPEVPLPAESLPPGVAVSPASPAVPLPAAGSPATSPGVLATSGTTSPGVQAPSGKAPLPGHAPRVILDLTELTFCDSTGLAELLWTLRRSQQAGMHLILVGPSRTLCHMLATTGLLPFFTLAASLEEALEGTGADPAEAR